The Magnolia sinica isolate HGM2019 chromosome 9, MsV1, whole genome shotgun sequence genome contains a region encoding:
- the LOC131255306 gene encoding disease resistance protein RPM1-like, which translates to MAESAVNFLIQYLGPLLVNEVQSLKGVRGEVRELINEFESMRSALKDADARQDTDEGLKKWVKQIREVAYDVEDVLDEFMLGQAQEQQGARGCIDFLHILIRQPMVRHKTASSIRDIKTRIHRIKERKDAYSLDSMELTSSSKKMSDQWYDPRLKALFIEEADLVGIDVPRSQLIEWLVDEDSRLLTISVVGMGGLGKTTLVKKVYDNQQVKKCFETYAWITVSQSFKVEELLRSMVKQFFEEKKDLSPQGSDAMTQVELIQVLRSYLQNKRYVLVLDDVWEADVWNFIGNALPNNENGSRVMITTRKSDVASSSCIGPSDLFYNLQPLHPTEAWSLFCKKAFHSHNENRCPPGLEKLSENFVDKCGGLPLAIVTLGSLLSSKTNVEWEMIHRSLGSEFESDDNLRRMMKILLLSFNDLPYHLKSCFLYLSIFPEDYPIKCMKLIRLWIAEGFVETKEGRSKEEVAEGYLNQLIARNLIQVAKRELYGKVVTCRIHDLVREMIIPKFKEEHFFSSSVEENTMPNRIRRLSIYKDENFQKIDAFSCLRSLFIFGAEGLSNAPAITSFSSLRLLRVVDLENTSMEIFPDDLTSLLHLRYLSLENTKIKKLPSSLGKLKNLETLNLKGTFVCELPAEILKLEHLRHLLVYRYSIGDGYYIPFDCVDGIKVPAGIGSMRSLQKLAQIEAESGIIRELGNLTQLRRLAIIELRVEDGNDLCTSIEKMIHLHSFEVRSMDEEEVLDLHSLSHPPLPLQRLYLKGRLEKLPEWIASLDNLVRVHLRWSRLRDDPLKALQSLPNLVELQLNRAYDGEELRCEGRGYPRLKKLWLIELSGLKNVRVEKGAMSSLEELYIRGCEELVEAPLWLEQVTNL; encoded by the coding sequence atggcaGAGAGTGCTGTGAACTTCTTAATACAATACTTGGGGCCTTTGCTGGTGAATGAAGTGCAGTCGTTGAAGGGGGTCCGCGGAGAAGTCCGTGAACTCATAAATGAGTTTGAAAGCATGAGATCTGCCTTAAAGGATGCCGATGCAAGACAAGATACCGATGAAGGCCTCAAGAAATGGGTGAAACAAATAAGAGAAGTGGCTTATGACGTTGAGGATGTTCTCGACGAGTTCATGCTCGGCCAAGCACAAGAGCAGCAGGGTGCTCGGGGATGCATCGATTTTCTTCATATACTCATTAGGCAGCCTATGGTGCGCCATAAGACTGCATCATCGATACGAGATATCAAAACCCGAATCCATAggattaaagaaagaaaagatgctTACTCTCTGGATAGTATGGAGCTAACTTCAAGTTCCAAAAAAATGAGTGATCAATGGTATGATCCTCGACTGAAAGCTCTTTTCATTGAGGAAGCTGATCTTGTGGGCATCGATGTGCCAAGGAGTCAATTGATTGAATGGTTGGTCGATGAAGATTCAAGACTACTGACGATTTCAGTGGTCGGGATGGGTGGCCTTGGCAAGACCACTCTGGTAAAGAAAGTCTATGATAACCAACAGGTGAAGAAATGTTTTGAAACATATGCTTGGATCACTGTCTCCCAATCGTTCAAAGTGGAGGAACTGCTTCGAAGCATGGTAAAGCAATTCTTTGAGGAGAAGAAAGATCTATCTCCCCAAGGTTCCGATGCAATGACACAGGTCGAGCTCATACAGGTGCTACGGAGCTACTTGCAGAACAAAAGGTATGTACTTGTTCTTGATGATGTATGGGAGGCAGACGTATGGAATTTCATAGGCAATGCATTGCCCAATAACGAAAATGGTAGCAGGGTAATGATCACTACACGCAAAAGTGATGTCGCATCATCTTCTTGCATCGGACCCTCTGATCTCTTCTACAATCTACAACCTCTGCATCCAACAGAGGCTTGGTCCCTCTTTTGCAAGAAGGCATTCCACTCGCACAATGAGAATAGATGCCCTCCTGGATTGGAGAAGCTTTCAGAAAACTTTGTAGATAAATGCGGAGGATTACCGCTTGCAATTGTTACATTAGGTAGTCTTCTATCCAGCAAGACGAATGTCGAGTGGGAGATGATTCACCGTAGCCTTGGATCGGAGTTTGAAAGCGATGACAATCTtagaagaatgatgaaaatatTATTGCTCAGTTTCAATGACTTGCCTTACCATCTGAAATCATGCTTCTTGTATTTGAGTATTTTCCCCGAAGACTATCCGATTAAGTGTATGAAACTAATTCGCCTATGGATAGCTGAGGGGTTTGTAGAAACAAAAGAAGGCAGGTCAAAGGAAGAGGTTGCTGAAGGTTACCTCAATCAGCTCATCGCTAGAAATCTCATTCAAGTGGCAAAACGGGAACTATATGGGAAGGTGGTCACTTGTCGCATCCATGATCTTGTGCGGGAGATGATCATTCCAAAATTCAAGGAGGAGCATTTCTTTTCATCTTCTGTTGAAGAGAACACAATGCCTAACAGAATCCGGCGTCTGTCCATTTATAAAGAcgagaattttcaaaaaattgatgcCTTCTCCTGCCTTCGCTCGTTGTTCATTTTTGGTGCGGAAGGACTATCTAATGCCCCTGCAATTACTTCATTTTCCAGCTTAAGGTTGTTGAGGGTGGTGGATCTTGAAAACACGTCCATGGaaatctttcctgatgatctaacaAGCTTGTTGCATTTGAGATACTTAAGCTTGGAGAATACAAAGATCAAGAAGCTTCCTAGTTCGTTGGGGAAGCTAAAGAACTTAGAAACATTGAATCTTAAGGGCACTTTCGTATGTGAATTGCCGGCTGAGATTCTGAAGCTCGAGCACCTACGGCACCTTCTGGTTTACCGCTATAGTATTGGAGATGGGTATTATATACCATTTGATTGTGTAGATGGAATTAAGGTGCCTGCAGGAATCGGGAGCATGAGATCCCTACAGAAGTTGGCACAAATAGAGGCAGAGAGTGGCATCATTAGAGAGCTGGGGAATCTCACCCAACTGAGGAGGTTAGCCATTATCGAGCTAAGAGTGGAAGATGGGAATGATTTATGCACTTCCATTGAGAAGATGATTCACCTTCACTCCTTTGAAGTGAGATcaatggatgaggaggaggttCTCGACTTGCATTCTTTATCGCATCCTCCGCTACCTCTTCAACGCCTATATTTGAAAGGGCGTTTGGAGAAGTTGCCTGAATGGATTGCCTCACTTGATAATCTGGTACGAGTTCATCTGAGATGGTCCAGATTGAGGGATGATCCACTCAAAGCCCTTCAATCACTCCCCAATTTGGTGGAACTCCAACTAAATCGAGCTTATGATGGAGAAGAGTTACGTTGCGAGGGTAGAGGATATCCAAGACTCAAGAAATTATGGCTCATTGAGTTGAGCGGGCTGAAGAATGTGAGGGTGGAGAAGGGAGCAATGTCTAGCCTTGAAGAGCTATATATTAGAGGTTGCGAAGAATTAGTGGAGGCGCCGTTGTGGCTCGAACAGGTCACTAACCTCTAA